In Deltaproteobacteria bacterium, one DNA window encodes the following:
- the lysS gene encoding lysine--tRNA ligase — MTDPIDELRARRLEKLAQLRALGCDPYGNQYRPTHQAGAIHAQWGGVAGPGLDAQRVAVAVAGRVVFSRAFGKAGFLKLLDVSGQIQVYCQQQQLSADDFAVYQLVDVGDLLYVEGYLFRTKTGELSVHAERLMIATKSLRPLPEKWHGLADVETRYRQRYVDLIANPAVREVFRRRSAAIAALREFATARGFLEVETPMMHPIPGGAAARPFATHHNALDVDLFLRVAPELYLKRLVVGGFERVFEINRNFRNEGVSTQHNPEFTMMEWYQAYATYEDQMRFIEAALTEVAQRTTGATDVAYQGTTLHFAGPYRRLRMTEALVAIGGVPAAVCVDRTAALQFAETRGVKCNVAHEGVGAILTELFDTLVQPQLIQPTFITHYPVEVSPLARRAADEPTLTDRFELFVFGREIANGFSELTDPLDQADRFRAQAEAKARGLDDAMYYDADFVRALEVGMPPTAGAGLGVDRLVMFLTDAASIRDVILFPLLRPEEPA; from the coding sequence ATGACTGATCCGATTGATGAATTGCGGGCGCGGCGGCTGGAGAAGCTGGCGCAGTTGCGGGCGTTGGGGTGCGATCCGTACGGGAACCAGTATCGGCCCACGCACCAAGCGGGCGCGATCCACGCGCAGTGGGGCGGCGTTGCTGGGCCGGGGCTGGACGCGCAACGTGTTGCGGTCGCGGTGGCGGGGCGCGTGGTCTTTAGCCGCGCGTTCGGGAAGGCGGGATTTCTCAAGCTGCTCGATGTCAGCGGCCAAATTCAAGTCTATTGCCAACAACAGCAACTCTCCGCCGACGATTTCGCCGTCTACCAATTAGTCGATGTCGGCGATCTGCTGTATGTCGAAGGCTATTTATTCCGCACCAAAACGGGCGAGTTGTCGGTGCATGCCGAACGCCTCATGATCGCGACCAAGTCGCTGCGACCGTTACCGGAAAAGTGGCACGGCCTCGCCGATGTCGAAACGCGCTATCGGCAACGCTATGTGGACCTGATCGCCAATCCGGCAGTGCGGGAGGTCTTTCGCCGGCGGAGTGCGGCGATTGCGGCGTTGCGGGAATTTGCGACGGCGCGCGGATTTCTCGAAGTGGAAACGCCGATGATGCATCCGATCCCGGGCGGCGCGGCGGCGCGTCCGTTTGCGACCCATCACAACGCGCTGGACGTGGACCTGTTTCTGCGCGTGGCGCCGGAGTTGTATTTGAAACGCCTGGTCGTGGGCGGCTTCGAGCGGGTCTTCGAGATCAATCGCAATTTTCGGAATGAAGGCGTCTCGACGCAACATAATCCGGAATTTACCATGATGGAGTGGTATCAGGCGTACGCCACATATGAAGACCAGATGCGATTCATTGAAGCGGCGCTGACCGAAGTCGCGCAGCGCACCACGGGCGCCACGGACGTGGCGTATCAAGGGACGACGCTGCATTTCGCGGGACCGTATCGGCGGTTGCGGATGACGGAGGCCTTAGTGGCGATCGGCGGCGTGCCGGCCGCGGTGTGTGTGGATCGGACGGCGGCGTTGCAGTTCGCGGAGACGCGGGGCGTGAAATGTAACGTGGCGCACGAAGGCGTCGGCGCGATCCTGACGGAACTGTTCGACACGTTGGTGCAGCCGCAACTGATCCAGCCGACGTTTATCACGCACTATCCGGTCGAAGTGTCGCCGTTAGCGCGCCGCGCGGCGGACGAGCCGACGCTCACGGATCGCTTCGAATTATTCGTCTTCGGGCGCGAGATCGCGAACGGCTTTTCGGAATTGACCGATCCGCTCGATCAAGCGGATCGGTTTCGTGCCCAAGCGGAGGCCAAGGCACGCGGCCTGGACGACGCGATGTACTACGACGCCGATTTTGTGCGCGCGCTCGAAGTCGGGATGCCGCCCACGGCGGGGGCGGGACTCGGCGTCGATCGCCTCGTGATGTTCCTGACCGACGCGGCGTCGATCCGCGACGTGATCCTCTTTCCGCTGCTGCGTCCGGAAGAACCCGCATGA
- a CDS encoding ABC transporter permease, whose product MIPFWLARRYLWSPGGRLFARALTGLAIGSVALAVFALTTVSGVFLGFEHHLEEKLLGFQPHLMVRARDGAETAALADAMATWAARHPEVRVVPVVEGEAVAQLVGKEGFADVGVRVRGVSPEALMALAGAEWFFSPRWVGNGGRSAASEALSFDKATGTGGLVVGSEILATLGVVPDEHESVRLVAPLGLIDPAGNLQPSVRVYHVSGFFRTGLYQQDNKLVFIANAEAERLLGPQANAVWFVHLTDASAAPAMAASLRPLLGLTARVETWEEQNKKLFAALALERVVVTLLLGLTIGIASVSVLGVVLMQVQSRQRDLAILTAMGASRRLLSRVVLALGGLIGGVGSVLGGTAALALAAWCARHPIYLPETFYLETLPIEVRPATLLAVAVAAIAITMGSAWYPACVAARLDPAAGLRGE is encoded by the coding sequence ATGATTCCGTTCTGGTTGGCGCGGCGCTATCTCTGGTCCCCCGGCGGACGGCTGTTTGCGCGCGCGCTGACCGGCTTGGCGATCGGCAGCGTGGCGCTCGCCGTGTTCGCGTTGACCACGGTGTCCGGCGTCTTTCTCGGATTTGAACATCACTTGGAGGAAAAGCTGCTCGGGTTCCAGCCGCATCTGATGGTGCGGGCGCGGGACGGCGCGGAAACGGCGGCACTCGCCGACGCGATGGCGACGTGGGCGGCGCGCCATCCGGAGGTCCGCGTGGTCCCGGTGGTCGAAGGAGAAGCAGTCGCGCAATTGGTGGGCAAGGAGGGCTTTGCGGATGTCGGCGTACGGGTGCGGGGCGTGTCTCCGGAGGCGCTGATGGCATTGGCCGGCGCGGAATGGTTTTTCTCGCCGCGCTGGGTCGGTAATGGCGGGCGCAGCGCGGCGTCCGAGGCACTGTCATTCGATAAAGCGACCGGCACGGGCGGACTGGTGGTTGGGAGCGAGATCTTGGCCACGCTCGGCGTGGTGCCGGATGAACACGAGAGCGTGCGGCTGGTCGCGCCGTTGGGGCTCATCGATCCGGCGGGGAATCTGCAACCCTCGGTGCGCGTCTATCACGTGAGCGGATTTTTTCGGACCGGGCTGTATCAACAAGACAATAAACTCGTGTTCATCGCGAATGCCGAAGCGGAGCGGCTGTTGGGACCGCAAGCGAACGCGGTCTGGTTTGTCCATCTCACGGACGCCTCGGCCGCGCCGGCGATGGCGGCGTCGCTGCGTCCGCTGCTCGGGCTGACCGCGCGAGTGGAGACGTGGGAGGAGCAGAATAAGAAATTGTTTGCGGCGTTGGCGTTGGAACGCGTCGTCGTGACGCTGTTGCTTGGCCTGACGATCGGGATCGCGAGTGTGAGCGTGCTCGGCGTGGTCTTGATGCAAGTGCAATCGCGGCAGCGCGACTTGGCGATCTTGACGGCGATGGGCGCGTCGCGGCGGCTGCTCAGCCGTGTGGTGTTGGCGTTGGGCGGACTGATCGGCGGCGTCGGCAGTGTGCTGGGTGGCACGGCAGCGCTGGCGTTGGCGGCGTGGTGCGCGCGGCATCCGATCTATCTACCGGAGACGTTTTATTTGGAGACGCTGCCGATCGAAGTGCGTCCGGCGACGTTGTTGGCCGTCGCGGTCGCGGCGATCGCGATTACGATGGGCTCGGCGTGGTATCCGGCGTGCGTTGCCGCACGCTTGGATCCGGCGGCAGGATTGCGAGGGGAGTAA